From a region of the Oncorhynchus tshawytscha isolate Ot180627B linkage group LG14, Otsh_v2.0, whole genome shotgun sequence genome:
- the tmem91 gene encoding transmembrane protein 91 has product MESLDELDHPLLGRESPKADPRGLGTTCTTNHLFNGVLMRCEEDKTLPPLGWRVYCGGAGEPGPGELGYQQAQQQLLDPCSLPSTLETLYPPAPLWGHPDAMGLGNKDYLETTFVDIYPESPLERKLFAESEQDIHSVFYSLEDEDNLLPDYEDSSSDEDFSDTDSDSNFPLMIPQDYLGIAFFSMLCCFWPLGIAAFYLSQKTNKASAQGDIQGASTASRQALWLSVLSMVFGIITYICAIAALISYLSGNPP; this is encoded by the exons atggagagtctgGACGAACTAGATCACCCTCTGCTAGGAAGGGAGAGCCCCAAGGCAGATCCCCGAGGCCTGGGTACTACCTGCACCACTAACCACCTGTTCAACGGTGTCTTGATGAGGTGTGAGGAGGATAAGACACTGCCCCCACTGGGCTGGAGGGTTTACTGCGGGGGGGCAGGAGAACCAGGACCAGGGGAGCTCGGGTACCAGCAGGCCCAGCAACAGCTGCTAGATCCTTGCTCCCTCCCCAGCACTCTGGAGACCCTGTACCCACCGGCTCCTCTCTGGGGCCACCCTGATGCCATGGGTCTGGGGAACAAGGACTATTTGGAGACCACGTTTGTGGACATCTACCCCGAGTCACCGCTGGAGAGGAAACTGTTTGCGGAGAGCGAACAGGACATTCACTCTGTCTTCTACAGCCTAGAGGACGAAGACAATCTGCTGCCCGACTACGAG GACTCGTCCAGCGATGAAGATTTCAGTGATACGGACAGTGACAGTAACTTCCCCCTGATGATTCCTCAGGATTACCTGGGTATTGCCTTCTTCTCCATGCTCTGTTGTTTCTGGCCTCTAGGCATCGCTGCCTTCTACCTGTCTCAGAAG aCCAACAAGGCATCGGCTCAGGGGGACATCCAGGGAGCGAGCACAGCGTCCCGCCAAGCCCTGtggctctctgtcctctccatggTGTTTGGGATCATCACGTACATCTGTGCTATCGCTGCTCTCATCTCCTATCTGTCTGGGAACCCACCGTAA